A stretch of the Lolium perenne isolate Kyuss_39 chromosome 3, Kyuss_2.0, whole genome shotgun sequence genome encodes the following:
- the LOC127345085 gene encoding BTB/POZ and TAZ domain-containing protein 3-like, which translates to MAPLESGSSQLFFNSNVIDNTFDIYECNSMAGTEAMLGHSRFSRPPCTNNVPDPPPLPGTSYGKQRTSRNAKACCIHVSEVVQDSWTKLFLEGYQADVSISTDDGSKILSHSCILGIRSPVLRTMLEQATVQHGFRHILIPGVPSEAVHVFIRDLYSSRFKQDEMKKYALHLLVLSHAFSVPSLKIVCTDQLERFFLAPDNVVDMLQLARLCDAPRLSLVCTRMIIGDFKTISLSEGWKVMRQINPSLEQELLESLVEVDTRRQERTKRMEEKKVYLQLHEAMEALVHICRDGCRTIGPWDQKLKGSQAACQFPACKGVELLVRHFAACKMRVPGGCANCKRIWQLLELHSCMCPTTDTCRVPLCRHFRMKMQQLGKKEKIKWDILACKVLESKGTISSIPTRRKLTSKAVGSCPVV; encoded by the exons ATGGCGCCCCTGGAGTCAGGTTCTTCACAGCTCTTCTTCAACAGCAATGTCATCGACAACACATTTGATATCTATGAGTGCAATAGCATGGCGGGCACTGAAGCTATGCTAGGTCATAGCCGGTTTTCTCGGCCTCCGTGCACTAATAATGTCCCTGATCCACCTCCGTTACCTGGAACTTCTTATGGCAAGCAGAGAACTTCCAGAAATGCAAAGGCTTGTTGTATTCATGTCTCTGAAGTGGTCCAGGACTCCTGGACCAAGTTATTCTTAGAGGGATATCAAGCCGATGTCTCTATCTCGACCGATGATGGATCCAAGATTTTATCACATTCGTGCATTCTT GGCATCAGATCTCCTGTTTTAAGAACCATGCTGGAACAAGCCACAGTACAGCATGGTTTCAGACATATCCTGATTCCTGGTGTACCATCAGAAGCGGTCCATGTCTTCATCAGAGACCTATATTCTTCACG TTTCAAGCAGGATGAGATGAAGAAATATGCTCTCCACTTGCTTGTACTGTCTCACGCTTTCTCGGTACCATCCCTGAAGATTGTCTGCACCGACCAACTTGAGAGATTTTTTCTTGCTCCTGATAACGTGGTAGACATGCTACAACTGGCTAGACTATGTGATGCACCAAGGCTCTCGCTCGTCTGTACACGTATGATCATTGGAGATTTCAAGACTATCTCTCTGTCGGAAGGGTGGAAGGTGATGAGACAGATCAACCCAAGCCTAGAACAAGAGCTTCTTGAGTCTCTTGTTGAAGTGGATACA AGAAGGCAAGAAAGAACTAAAAGGATGGAGGAAAAGAAGGTTTATCTCCAACTACATGAAGCTATGGAAGCCCTTGTTCATATATGCCGAGACGGATGTAGGACAATTGGTCCCTGGGATCAAAAACTCAAGGGCAGTCAAGCTGCTTGCCAGTTTCCTGCCTGCAAGGGTGTTGAGCTGCTCGTGCGCCATTTCGCGGCATGCAAAATGCGGGTGCCTGGTGGCTGCGCCAACTGCAAGCGCATATGGCAACTTCTTGAGCTGCATTCTTGCATGTGTCCCACAACAGACACCTGCAGGGTTCCTCTATGCAG GCATTTTAGAATGAAAATGCAACAGCTGGGCAAGAAAGAAAAGATAAAATGGGACATTTTGGCGTGTAAGGTGCTAGAGAGCAAAGGAACAATCAGTTCCATCCCAACAAGGAGAAAGCTAACATCCAAGGCAGTTGGAAGTTGCCCTGTAGTTTGA